The proteins below come from a single Gammaproteobacteria bacterium genomic window:
- the pcnB gene encoding polynucleotide adenylyltransferase PcnB, with translation MHTQEPSVISPVIVPRAEHNISRSKISESALKVLYRLKSAGYESYLVGGGVRDLLLGREPKDFDVATNARPEEVRALFRNCRIIGRRFRLAHVQFGREIIEVATFRANRPVAQTAGSASENGRILRDNTYGTLEEDALRRDFSVNALYYDIRDFSVRDYVDGLADLHAGVLRLIGDPATRFREDPVRMLRAARFAAKLGFRVHPDTAAPIAELAPLLADIPPARLFEEILKLFLYGFGAQAFEHLRRYGLFARLFPRTDPLLDTEEQGFPHTFISRALASTDTRVREDKPVTPAFLFAALMWEPVRQRAAELETAGTRPAEALHQAADELVFEQIAHVALPRRFATPMIEIYQMQPRFLQREGKRPSRFLAHPRFRAAYDFLMLRAEAGEVDAELAGWWTRLQAAGTDAERELLVPVAAAPAGRRRRSRRRRRHKVSAPA, from the coding sequence ATGCACACACAGGAACCCTCCGTTATTTCCCCCGTCATCGTTCCGCGCGCCGAGCACAATATCTCGCGCTCCAAAATTTCCGAAAGTGCACTCAAGGTGCTGTACCGGCTGAAAAGTGCCGGCTATGAATCCTACCTGGTGGGCGGTGGAGTGCGCGACCTGCTGCTGGGACGCGAGCCCAAGGATTTTGACGTGGCCACCAACGCGCGACCGGAAGAAGTGCGCGCACTGTTCCGCAACTGCCGCATCATCGGCCGGCGCTTCCGCCTCGCACACGTGCAGTTTGGACGCGAAATCATCGAAGTTGCCACCTTCCGTGCCAATCGTCCGGTGGCACAGACGGCCGGCAGCGCCAGTGAAAACGGGCGCATCCTGCGCGACAACACCTACGGCACGCTGGAAGAAGACGCCTTGCGCCGCGATTTCAGCGTCAACGCGCTGTATTACGACATCCGCGATTTTTCAGTGCGCGATTACGTGGACGGGCTTGCGGACCTGCATGCCGGCGTGCTGCGCCTGATCGGCGATCCCGCGACCCGCTTTCGCGAAGACCCGGTGCGCATGCTACGCGCCGCGCGCTTTGCGGCCAAGCTCGGTTTCCGCGTGCACCCGGATACCGCGGCGCCGATTGCGGAACTTGCGCCGCTGCTGGCGGACATTCCGCCCGCCCGGCTGTTCGAGGAAATCCTTAAGCTGTTCCTGTATGGGTTTGGCGCGCAGGCGTTCGAGCATCTGCGCCGTTATGGCCTGTTCGCCCGCCTGTTCCCGCGCACCGACCCGCTGCTGGATACCGAGGAGCAGGGTTTCCCGCATACCTTCATCAGCCGTGCGCTTGCCAGCACCGACACGCGCGTGCGCGAAGACAAACCGGTTACCCCGGCGTTTCTGTTCGCCGCGCTCATGTGGGAGCCGGTGCGCCAGCGGGCCGCTGAACTGGAAACCGCGGGTACGCGTCCGGCTGAAGCACTGCACCAGGCCGCGGATGAGCTGGTGTTCGAACAGATTGCGCATGTGGCGCTGCCGCGCCGCTTCGCCACGCCCATGATCGAGATCTATCAGATGCAGCCGCGCTTTCTGCAGCGCGAGGGCAAGCGGCCGTCGCGGTTCCTGGCGCATCCGCGCTTCCGCGCCGCCTACGATTTCCTGATGTTGCGTGCCGAAGCCGGTGAAGTGGATGCGGAACTGGCCGGCTGGTGGACGCGCCTGCAGGCGGCCGGCACCGATGCCGAGCGCGAGCTGTTGGTGCCGGTCGCCGCCGCACCGGCCGGCCGGCGACGGCGTTCGCGGCGCCGCCGGCGCCACAAAGTGTCCGCACCGGCTTGA
- a CDS encoding deoxynucleoside kinase, translating into MPEARSRYLVVEGPIGVGKTSLAQLLAETLGAELLLEHAEENPFLDRFYRDPKHAALPTQLSFLFQRARQLQQLRQGDIFTPARVADFMLEKDRLFAQLNLDDDEFALYEQVYQHLTVDAPAPDLVVYLQAPVEVLMRRIARRGADYERFIRRDYLERVVSAYAYFFHHYDRSPLLIVNASDINVVDSEADYAQLVGEIQRVRSGRHYFNPVARRA; encoded by the coding sequence ATGCCTGAAGCCCGGTCCCGCTATCTGGTGGTTGAGGGTCCCATTGGCGTGGGCAAGACCAGCTTGGCGCAACTGCTGGCGGAAACGCTCGGTGCGGAACTGCTGCTCGAGCATGCCGAGGAAAATCCGTTCCTGGACCGCTTTTACCGCGATCCCAAACACGCCGCGCTGCCCACGCAGCTGTCATTCCTGTTTCAGCGCGCCCGCCAACTGCAGCAGCTGCGCCAAGGCGACATTTTTACGCCCGCGCGCGTCGCGGATTTCATGCTGGAGAAGGACCGGCTGTTCGCCCAGCTCAATCTGGACGACGATGAATTCGCCCTGTATGAACAGGTCTACCAGCATCTCACCGTGGATGCGCCCGCGCCGGATCTGGTGGTGTATCTGCAGGCGCCGGTCGAGGTGCTCATGCGGCGCATCGCGCGCCGCGGCGCGGATTACGAGCGCTTTATCCGGCGCGATTATCTCGAGCGCGTGGTCAGCGCGTACGCCTATTTCTTTCACCATTACGACCGTTCGCCGCTGCTGATCGTGAACGCGAGCGACATCAACGTCGTGGACAGCGAGGCGGATTACGCGCAGCTGGTCGGCGAAATCCAGCGTGTGCGCAGCGGCCGGCATTATTTCAACCCGGTAGCGCGTCGGGCTTGA
- a CDS encoding RDD family protein, with product MNTLHSSRAITENAALAAPGLLRRWASGLYDALIVLAICILATFLIMPFTHSAALESLYAHSSGLKMLYQSGLLILGYAFFGGFWTHGGQTIGMRTWKLRVVRLDGARLDWYRALLRYLGMLIPWLLLLLGAELLMSAQQAAQTLAWLVAGALALLAALAAFLWPAFDRRRLAWHDRLSGTRLVRSGITGNVPPV from the coding sequence ATGAATACGTTGCACAGCTCTCGGGCCATCACGGAAAACGCGGCGCTCGCCGCGCCCGGATTGCTGCGGCGCTGGGCCTCCGGCTTGTATGACGCGCTTATTGTTTTGGCGATCTGCATCCTCGCCACCTTCCTGATCATGCCCTTCACGCACAGTGCAGCGCTCGAATCGCTCTACGCACACAGTTCCGGGTTGAAAATGCTGTACCAGTCGGGACTGCTGATACTGGGTTATGCATTCTTCGGCGGGTTCTGGACGCACGGCGGCCAGACCATCGGCATGCGCACCTGGAAACTGCGGGTGGTGCGTCTCGATGGTGCACGCCTCGACTGGTACCGCGCACTGCTGCGCTATCTCGGCATGCTGATTCCCTGGTTGCTGTTGCTGCTCGGCGCCGAATTGTTGATGAGTGCGCAGCAGGCCGCGCAGACACTGGCGTGGCTCGTGGCCGGCGCACTCGCCTTGCTGGCCGCGCTCGCGGCCTTCCTCTGGCCGGCCTTCGACCGGCGGCGCCTCGCCTGGCATGACCGCCTGTCCGGCACGCGTCTGGTACGGTCGGGAATCACCGGAAACGTCCCTCCCGTTTGA
- a CDS encoding DNA polymerase III subunit chi: MTQVDFYVLPDTTPRGRALFVCRLAEKVFHLGQRSFIHLASERDARELDELLWTYRDRSFLPHALAAAGDDVPVLLGCGAEPAADCQLLINMTSAVPGFFSRFERVAEVVDADPQIRAQGRERFRFYKDRGYAVETHQL; encoded by the coding sequence ATGACTCAAGTGGACTTCTATGTGCTGCCGGATACCACCCCGCGCGGGCGCGCGTTGTTCGTGTGCCGGCTTGCGGAAAAAGTCTTCCACCTCGGCCAGCGCAGCTTCATCCATCTCGCATCGGAGCGCGATGCACGCGAGCTGGATGAGCTCCTGTGGACATACCGCGACCGCAGCTTCCTGCCGCACGCGCTCGCCGCCGCCGGCGACGATGTACCGGTGCTGCTCGGCTGCGGCGCGGAGCCGGCCGCGGATTGCCAGTTGCTCATCAACATGACCTCCGCGGTACCCGGGTTCTTCAGCCGCTTCGAACGCGTTGCGGAGGTGGTGGACGCCGACCCGCAAATCCGCGCCCAGGGGCGCGAACGCTTCCGCTTTTACAAAGATCGCGGGTATGCTGTGGAGACCCATCAGCTGTGA
- the lptG gene encoding LPS export ABC transporter permease LptG — MRVIDRHLAWQVILNSLLVLLVLTALASIITFVGELKSVGEGQYRLGDAALYTLLYVPTQAYQMCVIAALIGTVLGLGELASHNELMVMRTAGVSVARLGGSALVGGVLLLALCLALGEWLAPPAQRYADARRAELTGYNPNSTAGGIWARDGSVFLNIREMSGRNSAQGIFIYRVDDAHHLLAMSSATSAAFRNGSWILENVRSTELGAAGAITVNAASREWHTFLSPGLLSLFTVDSGSLSAHGLYQYIRYLRSNDINADRYVAAFWSRIAQPFSLLVMVVLALPFVFGPMRSATTGQRLVTGMLIGIGFYVFDSIFMQSGVVFGLNPVLTAWLPTAVLAGISVIAVSRIR; from the coding sequence ATGCGGGTCATTGATCGGCATCTCGCCTGGCAAGTCATCCTCAACAGCCTGCTGGTGCTGCTGGTGCTGACGGCGCTCGCCAGCATCATCACTTTCGTCGGAGAACTCAAGAGCGTAGGCGAGGGGCAATACCGGCTGGGAGATGCCGCGCTCTACACGCTGCTGTATGTGCCGACGCAGGCCTATCAGATGTGCGTGATCGCAGCCCTGATCGGTACCGTGCTGGGACTGGGAGAACTCGCCAGTCACAATGAACTGATGGTGATGCGCACCGCCGGCGTGTCGGTGGCGCGCCTTGGCGGGTCGGCGCTCGTGGGTGGCGTGCTGCTGCTGGCGCTGTGCCTGGCGTTGGGTGAGTGGCTGGCACCACCGGCACAGCGCTACGCCGACGCGCGGCGTGCTGAACTCACCGGCTACAACCCCAACAGCACGGCAGGCGGCATCTGGGCCCGGGACGGCAGCGTATTTCTCAATATCCGGGAAATGAGCGGACGCAATTCGGCCCAGGGGATTTTCATTTACCGCGTGGACGATGCGCATCACCTGCTGGCGATGAGCAGCGCCACCTCGGCCGCATTTCGGAACGGCAGCTGGATACTCGAGAACGTGCGTAGTACCGAACTCGGCGCCGCGGGCGCGATCACGGTGAATGCCGCGAGTCGCGAGTGGCACACCTTTCTGAGCCCGGGTCTGCTGAGTCTGTTTACCGTGGACAGCGGCAGCCTGTCGGCACACGGGCTTTACCAATATATAAGGTATCTGCGCAGCAACGACATCAATGCCGATCGCTACGTGGCTGCGTTCTGGAGCCGCATTGCCCAGCCGTTTTCCCTGCTGGTGATGGTAGTGCTGGCGCTGCCGTTTGTGTTTGGCCCGATGCGTTCCGCCACCACCGGTCAGCGTCTGGTCACCGGCATGCTCATCGGCATCGGCTTCTACGTCTTTGACAGCATCTTCATGCAGAGCGGTGTGGTCTTCGGGCTGAATCCGGTACTCACGGCGTGGTTGCCCACCGCCGTGCTGGCCGGCATCAGCGTCATTGCAGTCAGTCGCATCCGCTGA
- the panB gene encoding 3-methyl-2-oxobutanoate hydroxymethyltransferase, whose protein sequence is MYTQPEKRDGVEKLTLASLAKMKTAGEKIACLTAYDASFAALLDHSGVDVVLVGDTLGMVVQGHASTVPVTVDDVVYHLRMVARGLTRAYLIGDMPFLSYVDVSTALRNAGRMMQEGGARMVKLEGTGAQAEIVAALAANGMPVCAHLGLRPQAVEKLSGFKVQGRGEAAARQMLKDALALEQAGADIILLELIPQTLAAKITAKVKVPVIGIGAGPGVDGQILVLYDMLDITPGRRPKFARNFMAGAGSPRAAVEAYVKAVKDKSYPAPEHCFD, encoded by the coding sequence GTGTACACTCAGCCGGAAAAGCGTGACGGCGTTGAAAAACTGACACTGGCATCGCTCGCCAAGATGAAAACCGCGGGCGAGAAAATTGCCTGCCTCACGGCCTACGATGCGAGCTTTGCCGCGCTGCTTGACCACAGTGGCGTGGATGTGGTGCTGGTGGGCGACACGCTCGGCATGGTCGTGCAGGGACACGCGAGCACTGTGCCGGTGACGGTGGACGACGTGGTTTATCACTTGCGCATGGTGGCGCGCGGCCTCACGCGCGCGTATCTGATTGGCGACATGCCGTTTCTGAGCTATGTGGACGTGTCGACGGCGTTGCGCAATGCCGGGCGGATGATGCAGGAGGGCGGGGCGCGCATGGTCAAGCTCGAGGGAACCGGCGCGCAGGCCGAGATTGTCGCTGCCCTGGCGGCCAATGGCATGCCGGTGTGTGCGCACCTGGGTCTGCGGCCGCAGGCGGTGGAAAAGCTCAGTGGATTCAAGGTGCAGGGGCGCGGCGAAGCGGCTGCACGCCAGATGCTCAAGGACGCACTCGCGCTGGAGCAGGCCGGCGCCGACATCATTTTGCTGGAACTGATTCCGCAGACGCTGGCTGCCAAAATCACCGCGAAGGTGAAGGTCCCGGTGATCGGCATAGGCGCCGGACCCGGGGTGGACGGTCAGATCCTGGTGCTCTACGACATGCTCGACATCACGCCCGGCCGGCGCCCGAAATTTGCGCGCAATTTCATGGCCGGAGCCGGCAGCCCGCGTGCCGCGGTCGAAGCCTACGTGAAGGCAGTGAAAGACAAGAGTTACCCGGCGCCCGAACATTGTTTTGATTAG
- the lptF gene encoding LPS export ABC transporter permease LptF: MLRIVDRYLAREAVLTWVAVTVILMLIMLSNRFALLLGDAAAGRLPRDTVFALLGLASVSYFIVVVPVALFLAVMLALGRLYRDSEMTTFMACGVGPVGIYRPLLVIAAVLAVVMALLSLQVAPWASRTSDIIRSYAQHNAQVGSFESGSFKQDQEGRGVLYAAGVSNGGRELRDVFMTGPNGARQDVVTAASGTREITGPQGEGTLVLHNGYRYDGEPGKADFRIVQFAQYSIRLSPNAPAAGPPSYSAMPTYALLREASPGALSEFQWRVSVPLSTLLLVFLAVPLARTSPRQGRYGRLFIAILAYVIYSNLLGVARAWLQKDLVPAAVGVWWVLALLLIAALVLLYRQYGWRGLWFRAAGDAHAGH, translated from the coding sequence GTGCTACGCATTGTTGACCGCTATCTGGCGCGTGAAGCCGTGCTCACCTGGGTTGCGGTCACCGTGATACTCATGCTGATCATGCTCAGTAACCGTTTTGCGTTGCTGCTCGGTGATGCGGCCGCTGGCCGGCTGCCGCGCGACACGGTGTTCGCGCTGCTCGGCCTGGCCTCGGTAAGTTATTTCATCGTCGTGGTGCCGGTCGCGCTGTTTTTGGCGGTGATGCTGGCGCTCGGGCGTTTGTATCGCGACAGCGAAATGACCACGTTCATGGCCTGCGGTGTCGGACCCGTGGGGATTTACCGTCCGCTGCTGGTCATCGCCGCGGTGCTGGCCGTGGTGATGGCGCTGCTGTCGCTGCAAGTTGCGCCGTGGGCGTCACGCACCAGCGACATCATCCGCAGTTACGCCCAGCACAACGCACAGGTCGGCAGCTTCGAATCCGGCAGCTTCAAGCAGGACCAGGAGGGCCGCGGTGTGCTGTATGCCGCCGGCGTCAGCAACGGCGGGCGTGAGCTGCGCGATGTATTCATGACCGGCCCCAATGGGGCACGCCAGGACGTGGTCACCGCCGCCAGCGGTACGCGCGAGATTACCGGCCCGCAGGGCGAAGGTACGCTGGTATTGCACAATGGTTACCGCTACGACGGCGAGCCGGGTAAAGCGGATTTCCGCATCGTGCAGTTCGCGCAATACAGCATCCGTTTGTCGCCGAATGCGCCCGCCGCCGGGCCGCCGAGCTATTCAGCCATGCCGACCTATGCGCTGCTGCGCGAGGCCTCACCCGGAGCGCTCTCGGAATTCCAGTGGCGCGTGTCGGTGCCACTCTCGACCCTGTTGCTGGTATTTCTGGCCGTACCGCTGGCACGCACGTCACCGCGCCAGGGCCGCTATGGGCGATTGTTCATCGCGATTCTGGCCTACGTGATTTACAGCAATTTGCTGGGCGTGGCGCGTGCCTGGCTGCAGAAGGATCTGGTGCCGGCGGCCGTCGGCGTCTGGTGGGTACTGGCGTTGCTGCTGATCGCGGCGCTGGTGTTGTTGTACCGCCAATACGGCTGGCGAGGCCTGTGGTTCAGGGCGGCAGGGGATGCGCATGCGGGTCATTGA
- the folK gene encoding 2-amino-4-hydroxy-6-hydroxymethyldihydropteridine diphosphokinase gives MRAPVSAYIGLGANLNDPAAQLRGALAELAQLPDTRMLSQSRFYRSKPLGPQDQPDYLNAVAALGTRLEALELMRHLQAIELRHGRRRSPDSRWGPRNLDLDLLVYGDLALQTPELTLPHPELHKRSFVLYPLAELAPDLVIPGRGLVRVLREHCRSPAIRLYEEGAHA, from the coding sequence ATGCGTGCGCCGGTCAGCGCATATATCGGCCTCGGCGCCAATCTGAACGATCCCGCCGCACAGCTGCGTGGCGCGCTTGCCGAACTCGCGCAGTTACCGGATACGCGCATGCTGTCGCAATCGCGCTTCTATCGGAGCAAACCCTTGGGACCCCAGGACCAGCCGGATTACCTGAATGCCGTGGCTGCGCTTGGAACGCGACTCGAAGCGCTGGAGCTAATGCGGCATTTGCAGGCCATCGAACTGCGTCACGGCCGTCGGCGCAGTCCCGACAGCCGCTGGGGTCCGCGCAACCTGGATCTGGATCTGCTTGTGTACGGCGACCTCGCGTTGCAGACGCCGGAACTGACGCTGCCGCATCCGGAGCTGCATAAGCGCAGCTTCGTCCTGTATCCTCTGGCCGAACTGGCACCGGATCTGGTGATTCCCGGCCGCGGTCTGGTGCGCGTGCTGCGCGAGCATTGCCGCTCGCCGGCTATCCGGCTTTACGAGGAGGGCGCGCATGCCTGA
- a CDS encoding leucyl aminopeptidase: protein MEFSSKFAELPSLDSACVVVGVFDGGKLTQPARVLDQASRGQLARLVKSGAFSGRLGQSLMLFQFSGVAAERLLLVGLGKEEEFTLRTYRKAVHRCVQALLDGGVKDAALTLAMLSVPDTDTYARARHAVECVADAAYRFEQCKSQPEKPKSVLQKINVLVSGRDELRAAERGIQHGSAIAEGVALAKDLGNLPPNICTPAYLANEARKLGRGTRLKVTVLEEAQMKKLGMGALLAVSSGSSQPAKLIIMEYRGGSKNAKPQVLVGKGITFDSGGISIKPSAAMDEMKFDMCGAASVFGTLKAAMRMQLKLNLVGIVPTSENLPDGKAVKPADIVKTMSGQTVEILNTDAEGRLILCDALTYAQRFKPAAIVDMATLTGACVIALGNVVSGLFGNDATLVKELWNAGEQADDRAWHLPLYDDYQDGLKSNFADFANVGGREGGAITAACYLSRFTKGMRWAHLDIAGTAWKSGAEKGATGRPVPLLVQYLLDRA, encoded by the coding sequence ATGGAATTTTCCAGCAAATTTGCCGAGCTTCCAAGCCTGGATTCCGCCTGTGTGGTGGTCGGCGTATTCGACGGCGGCAAACTCACGCAGCCCGCCCGGGTGCTGGATCAGGCCAGTCGCGGGCAGCTCGCCAGACTGGTGAAGAGCGGGGCGTTCTCCGGTCGCCTCGGCCAAAGCCTGATGCTGTTTCAGTTCTCCGGCGTGGCCGCGGAACGCCTGCTGCTCGTCGGGCTCGGAAAGGAAGAGGAGTTCACCCTGCGCACCTACCGCAAGGCGGTGCACAGATGCGTGCAGGCGCTGCTCGATGGCGGCGTAAAGGATGCAGCGCTGACTCTCGCCATGCTGAGCGTGCCGGATACCGATACCTATGCGCGTGCCCGCCACGCGGTGGAATGCGTCGCCGACGCAGCGTACCGGTTTGAACAGTGCAAAAGCCAGCCGGAGAAGCCCAAGTCCGTGCTGCAAAAGATAAACGTCCTGGTATCCGGCCGCGATGAATTGCGCGCCGCCGAGCGCGGCATCCAGCACGGCAGCGCGATTGCCGAAGGCGTGGCGCTTGCCAAGGATCTCGGCAACCTCCCGCCCAACATCTGCACGCCCGCCTATCTCGCCAATGAGGCGCGCAAGCTCGGTCGCGGCACCAGGCTCAAGGTTACGGTGCTGGAAGAAGCGCAGATGAAAAAGCTCGGCATGGGCGCGCTGCTGGCGGTGTCGAGCGGTAGCAGCCAGCCGGCCAAGCTCATCATCATGGAATATCGTGGCGGGTCGAAAAACGCCAAGCCGCAGGTGCTCGTGGGCAAAGGCATCACCTTCGATTCCGGCGGTATCTCCATCAAGCCCAGCGCCGCCATGGACGAGATGAAATTCGACATGTGCGGCGCGGCCAGCGTATTCGGCACTCTCAAGGCCGCGATGCGCATGCAACTCAAGCTCAATCTCGTGGGCATCGTGCCGACCTCCGAGAATCTGCCGGACGGCAAGGCGGTCAAACCCGCGGACATCGTCAAGACGATGTCCGGCCAGACCGTGGAAATCCTGAATACCGACGCCGAGGGCCGGTTGATCCTGTGCGATGCACTCACCTACGCGCAACGTTTCAAGCCCGCGGCGATCGTGGACATGGCCACGCTCACCGGTGCGTGCGTGATTGCACTCGGCAACGTCGTGTCCGGCCTGTTCGGCAACGACGCGACGCTGGTGAAGGAACTGTGGAATGCGGGCGAACAGGCCGACGACCGCGCCTGGCACCTGCCGCTCTACGATGATTATCAGGACGGCCTGAAAAGCAACTTCGCGGATTTTGCCAACGTGGGCGGGCGCGAGGGCGGCGCCATTACCGCGGCCTGCTATCTGTCGCGCTTTACCAAGGGCATGCGCTGGGCGCATCTCGACATCGCCGGCACCGCCTGGAAAAGCGGCGCTGAAAAAGGCGCCACCGGGCGGCCGGTGCCGTTATTGGTGCAATATTTACTGGACCGTGCATAG
- a CDS encoding valine--tRNA ligase, giving the protein MEKNYDPQAIERRWYQHWEQTGGFASRGAGTPYCILLPPPNVTGTLHMGHAFQQTLMDTLIRYHRMRGERVLWQGGMDHAGIATQKIVENQLAVEGKTRHDLGREKFIARVWQWKQESGSVIGRQMRRIGVSLDWSRERFTMDAGLSAAVCKVFVEWYRAGLLYRGKRLVHWDPVLQTAVSDLEVNNEERDGHLWFIRYPGADGSEGVVVATTRPETMLGDVAVAAHPEDARYKKLIGKKLKLPLTGREIPVIADESVDKEFGTGAVKITPAHDFNDYKLGERHSLEPLNIFTLDARLNENVPAAYRELDRFAARKRVLADLESQGWLVETRKHKLTIPVSQRSDAVIEPMLTDQWFLDLTSKKGRKAITEPALNAVQNGDIKFVPENWATTYTQWLENIQDWCVSRQLWWGHRIPAWYDEAGNIFVGEDQADAIKHGNKKPVGRLTQDEDVLDTWFSSALWPFSTLGWPANGPVKNERGLIVADWSKDQQFLPSAVLITAFDIIFFWVARMVMATKYFTKRVPFREVYINAIVRDAEGQKMSKSKGNTIDPLDLMDGIGLDALVKKSTETLLIPQVRQKVEKRIRRDYPQGIPAVGADALRFTFAALATYGRTINFDLKRCEGYRNFCTKLWNATRFVLMNSEGYSAHGELPLKTPAEHWIVNKLEHLLINIEGRIKAYRFDLLAQDLYEFTWNDYCDWFIELSKPALNGDDCAAADSTRHTLLYVLETLLRALHPIIPFITEELWQQVAPKLGKTGQSVSLESYPQFKRRLANPSVATGDIERLIGAIIQIRSIRSQMNLSPSLNVPLLVEDKGTDPHIWQRVGAMLKALARLESLRVLQPGETSPPAATAVLDQATFMIPLQGLIDVPAEIVRLGKQLDKLRQERARTQAKLGNAAFMNGAPAEVVSATQARVRELDDELARLQEQLNRLRTLE; this is encoded by the coding sequence ATGGAAAAGAACTACGACCCGCAGGCCATCGAGCGCCGCTGGTATCAGCATTGGGAACAGACCGGCGGCTTCGCCTCGCGCGGCGCGGGCACGCCGTACTGCATCCTGCTGCCGCCGCCCAACGTCACCGGCACATTGCACATGGGCCATGCCTTCCAGCAAACGCTCATGGACACGCTCATCCGCTACCACCGCATGCGCGGCGAGCGCGTGCTGTGGCAGGGCGGCATGGATCATGCGGGCATCGCTACCCAGAAAATCGTCGAGAACCAGTTAGCGGTCGAAGGCAAGACCCGCCATGACCTCGGCCGCGAGAAGTTCATTGCGCGCGTGTGGCAATGGAAACAGGAATCCGGCTCGGTCATCGGCCGCCAGATGCGGCGTATCGGCGTCTCGCTTGACTGGTCGCGCGAGCGCTTCACCATGGACGCGGGACTGTCCGCTGCGGTGTGCAAGGTTTTCGTCGAGTGGTACCGCGCAGGACTTCTGTACCGCGGCAAGCGGCTGGTGCACTGGGATCCCGTGCTGCAAACTGCGGTCTCCGACCTCGAAGTCAACAACGAGGAACGCGACGGCCATCTGTGGTTCATCCGTTATCCGGGAGCCGATGGAAGTGAAGGCGTGGTGGTTGCCACCACGCGGCCGGAAACCATGCTGGGCGATGTGGCCGTGGCCGCGCATCCCGAAGATGCGCGTTACAAAAAGCTGATCGGCAAGAAACTAAAGCTGCCGCTCACCGGCCGCGAGATCCCGGTCATTGCCGATGAATCCGTGGATAAGGAATTCGGCACTGGCGCGGTCAAGATCACACCGGCTCATGATTTCAACGATTACAAACTCGGCGAACGGCACAGCCTCGAGCCGCTCAATATTTTCACGCTGGATGCCAGGCTCAATGAGAACGTACCGGCCGCTTACCGCGAGCTGGACCGCTTTGCGGCGCGCAAGCGCGTGCTGGCCGATCTGGAATCGCAAGGATGGCTGGTCGAAACCCGTAAACACAAACTCACCATACCTGTGAGCCAACGCTCCGATGCGGTGATCGAGCCGATGCTCACGGACCAGTGGTTCTTGGATTTGACGAGCAAAAAAGGCCGCAAGGCCATCACCGAACCGGCGTTGAACGCGGTTCAAAACGGCGATATCAAATTCGTCCCGGAGAACTGGGCGACGACTTACACGCAATGGCTGGAAAACATCCAGGACTGGTGTGTAAGCCGTCAGCTCTGGTGGGGCCACCGTATTCCCGCGTGGTATGACGAAGCCGGCAACATTTTTGTCGGTGAAGATCAGGCTGATGCAATCAAGCACGGCAACAAAAAGCCCGTGGGCAGACTGACACAAGATGAAGACGTGCTGGACACCTGGTTCAGCTCAGCACTGTGGCCGTTTTCCACACTTGGCTGGCCGGCAAATGGGCCGGTAAAGAACGAGCGCGGCCTCATCGTTGCGGACTGGTCGAAGGACCAGCAGTTCCTACCGTCCGCGGTGCTGATCACCGCCTTTGACATCATCTTTTTCTGGGTGGCGCGTATGGTCATGGCGACCAAATACTTTACCAAGCGCGTACCGTTCCGCGAGGTCTATATCAACGCCATCGTGCGCGACGCCGAAGGCCAGAAGATGTCCAAATCCAAGGGCAATACCATTGACCCGCTGGACCTGATGGACGGCATTGGCCTCGACGCGCTGGTGAAAAAATCCACTGAAACCTTGCTCATCCCGCAGGTGCGACAAAAGGTGGAAAAGCGCATTCGTCGCGACTACCCGCAGGGTATCCCGGCGGTGGGCGCAGATGCGCTGCGCTTCACCTTCGCGGCGCTCGCCACCTACGGCCGCACCATCAACTTCGACCTCAAGCGCTGCGAGGGCTACCGCAACTTCTGCACCAAGCTTTGGAATGCGACGCGCTTTGTTTTGATGAATAGCGAGGGATACAGCGCCCACGGTGAACTGCCGCTCAAAACTCCCGCCGAACACTGGATAGTCAACAAGCTCGAACACTTATTGATAAATATAGAAGGGCGTATCAAAGCCTACCGTTTCGATCTACTAGCACAGGATTTGTACGAATTCACCTGGAATGATTATTGCGACTGGTTCATCGAGCTGTCCAAGCCGGCGCTGAACGGAGATGATTGCGCGGCCGCGGATTCCACCCGCCACACACTTTTGTACGTGTTGGAAACTCTGCTGCGAGCACTGCACCCGATTATTCCCTTTATCACCGAAGAACTCTGGCAGCAGGTAGCACCCAAACTTGGCAAAACCGGCCAATCTGTTTCACTGGAATCTTATCCACAGTTCAAAAGGCGACTTGCGAACCCGAGCGTTGCCACCGGCGATATCGAACGTCTGATCGGGGCCATTATCCAAATCCGCAGCATCCGCAGCCAGATGAATCTTTCGCCGTCCCTGAATGTGCCGCTGCTGGTGGAAGACAAGGGCACCGATCCACATATCTGGCAACGCGTGGGGGCCATGCTCAAGGCCCTGGCAAGACTGGAATCGCTGCGCGTATTGCAGCCCGGAGAGACGTCGCCGCCCGCAGCCACCGCCGTGCTGGACCAGGCGACATTCATGATTCCGCTCCAGGGATTGATTGACGTGCCCGCGGAAATTGTGCGCCTCGGAAAACAACTGGACAAACTGCGGCAGGAGCGCGCACGCACCCAAGCCAAACTCGGCAATGCGGCGTTCATGAACGGCGCACCCGCCGAAGTGGTCAGCGCT